The Phocoena phocoena chromosome 4, mPhoPho1.1, whole genome shotgun sequence genome contains a region encoding:
- the LOC136122269 gene encoding carbonyl reductase [NADPH] 1 has translation MSSCARVALVTGANKGIGFAIVRDLCRQFPGDVVLTARNTARGQAAVQQLQAEGLSPRFHQLDIDDLQSIRALRDFLLKEYGGLDVLVNNAGIAFKTIDSTPFHIQAEVTMKTNFFGTQDVCTELLPLIKPRGRVVNVSSFVSVSSLKKCSPELQQKFRSETITEEELVGLMNKFVEDTKNGVHRKEGWPETAYGVTKIGVTVLSRIQARKLSEQRGGDKILLNACCPGWVRTDMAGPTATKSPEEGAETPVYLALLPSDAEGPHGQFVSEKKVVQW, from the exons ATGTCGTCCTGCGCCCGCGTGGCGCTGGTCACCGGGGCCAACAAGGGCATCGGCTTCGCCATCGTGCGTGACCTCTGCCGGCAGTTTCCGGGGGACGTGGTCCTCACGGCGCGGAACACAGCACGGGGTCAGGCGGCCGTGCAGCAGCTGCAGGCCGAGGGCCTGAGCCCGCGCTTCCACCAGCTGGACATCGATGACCTGCAGAGCATCCGCGCCCTACGTGACTTCCTGCTCAAGGAGTACGGGGGCCTCGACGTGCTGGTCAACAACGCGGGCATCGCCTTCAAGA CCATTGATTCCACACCGTTTCATATTCAAGCAGAAGTGACTATGAAAACAAACTTCTTTGGTACCCAAGATGTGTGCACAGAGCTACTGCCTCTAATAAAACCCCGAG gCAGAGTGGTGAATGTGTCTAGCTTTGTGAGTGTCAGCTCTCTTAAAAAATGCAGCCCCGAACTGCAGCAGAAGTTTCGAAGTGAGACCATCACAGAGGAGGAGCTGGTGGGGCTCATGAACAAGTTTGTGGAAGACACAAAGAACGGGGTGCACAGGAAGGAGGGCTGGCCTGAGACCGCATATGGGGTGACGAAAATCGGCGTCACGGTCCTGTCCAGAATCCAAGCCAGGAAACTGAgtgagcagagaggaggggacaAGATCCTCCTGAATGCCTGCTGCCCAGGGTGGGTGAGAACTGACATGGCGGGACCCACAGCCACCAAAAGCCCAGAAGAAGGAGCAGAGACCCCCGTGTACTTGGCCCTTTTGCCCTCGGATGCTGAGGGGCCTCACGGACAGTTTGTTTCTGAGAAAAAAGTTGTGCAATGGTGA